A genomic region of Hippoglossus hippoglossus isolate fHipHip1 chromosome 8, fHipHip1.pri, whole genome shotgun sequence contains the following coding sequences:
- the spsb3a gene encoding SPRY domain-containing SOCS box protein 3a isoform X1 — MSRRSRNSRAWRYVWGGIRQDADARALVLASESEEWSYGRLEFSDSDSETDFSAVMVPPVPSAVPVTGESYCGCDSQAETSYNPRLRGFHQVKDCHCGEDDQEFDWGWDSNSRSTATLLSCDNRKVNFHSEYSCGTAAIRGSKELAEGQHFWEIKMTSPVYGTDMMVGIGTSDVNLDKYRHTFCSLLGKDTDSWGLSYTGLLHHKGEKMNFSTRFGQGSIIGVHLDTWHGTLTFFKNRKCIGVAATELQNKRFYPMACSTAAKSSMKVIRSCSAPTSLLYLCCARLRQLLPDCIDNLDVLPLPPGLRQLLHNKLGWVLSLNSGAVEETPDGPECSSQLSVPPLAGPSSSESDSEGCTSDPEACQRKRCRWT, encoded by the exons ATGTCCAGACGAAGCAGGAACAGTCGTGCGTGGAGATACGTGTGGGGGGGGATACGGCAGGACGCTGATGCCCGGGCTCTCGTGTTGGCCTCTGAAAGCGAGGAATGGAGCTATGGCCGCCTAGAG TTTAGTGACTCCGACTCTGAGACAGACTTTTCAGCAGTGATGGTCCCTCCAGTCCCCAGCGCAGTGCCGGTCACCGGAGAGTCCTACTGTGGCTGCGACTCCCAGGCTGAGACCAGCTACAACCCTCGTCTGCGCGGTTTTCACCAAGTCAAAGACTGCCACTGTGGAGAGGATGACCAAG AATTTGACTGGGGGTGGGACTCGAACAGCCGGTCGACGGCAACATTACTGAGCTGTGACAATCGCAAAGTGAACTTCCACTCTGAATACAGCTGTGGCACAGCTGCGATCCGCGGTTCCAAGGAGCTGGCTGAAGGACAGCACTTCTGGGAAATCAAGATGACATCTCCAGTGTATGGAACAGACATG ATGGTTGGCATCGGCACTTCTGATGTCAACCTggacaaatacagacacaccTTCTGCAGCCTGTTGGGGAAAGATACAGACAGCTGGGGTCTCTCTTACACAG GCTTGTTGCATCATAAAGGAGAGAAGATGAACTTTTCTACACGGTTCGGACAGGGGTCCATCATCGGAGTCCACCTGGACACGTGGCATGGCACACTTACTTTCTTCAAGAATCGAAAGTGTATAG GTGTTGCTGCCACAGAGCTCCAAAATAAGAGGTTTTATCCGATGGCGTGCTCCACAGCAGCCAAAAGCAGCATGAAGGTGATCCGGTCCTGCTCtgcccccacctccctcctctacCTTTGCTGCGCGCGCCTTCGCCAGCTGCTGCCAGACTGTATAGACAACCTGGACGTGTTGCCCCTGCCCCCGGGCCTCCGTCAGTTGCTCCACAATAAACTGGGTTGGGTGCTCAGTCTCAACAGTGGCGCTGTAGAAGAAACCCCAGACGGGCCTGAGTGCTCCTCGCAATTGTCTGTCCCTCCCTTGGCCGGACCGTCCTCCTCGGAGAGTGACTCGGAGGGTTGCACGTCCGACCCCGAAGCCTGTCAGAGGAAAAGATGCCGCTGGACATGA
- the spsb3a gene encoding SPRY domain-containing SOCS box protein 3a isoform X2, which produces MVPPVPSAVPVTGESYCGCDSQAETSYNPRLRGFHQVKDCHCGEDDQEFDWGWDSNSRSTATLLSCDNRKVNFHSEYSCGTAAIRGSKELAEGQHFWEIKMTSPVYGTDMMVGIGTSDVNLDKYRHTFCSLLGKDTDSWGLSYTGLLHHKGEKMNFSTRFGQGSIIGVHLDTWHGTLTFFKNRKCIGVAATELQNKRFYPMACSTAAKSSMKVIRSCSAPTSLLYLCCARLRQLLPDCIDNLDVLPLPPGLRQLLHNKLGWVLSLNSGAVEETPDGPECSSQLSVPPLAGPSSSESDSEGCTSDPEACQRKRCRWT; this is translated from the exons ATGGTCCCTCCAGTCCCCAGCGCAGTGCCGGTCACCGGAGAGTCCTACTGTGGCTGCGACTCCCAGGCTGAGACCAGCTACAACCCTCGTCTGCGCGGTTTTCACCAAGTCAAAGACTGCCACTGTGGAGAGGATGACCAAG AATTTGACTGGGGGTGGGACTCGAACAGCCGGTCGACGGCAACATTACTGAGCTGTGACAATCGCAAAGTGAACTTCCACTCTGAATACAGCTGTGGCACAGCTGCGATCCGCGGTTCCAAGGAGCTGGCTGAAGGACAGCACTTCTGGGAAATCAAGATGACATCTCCAGTGTATGGAACAGACATG ATGGTTGGCATCGGCACTTCTGATGTCAACCTggacaaatacagacacaccTTCTGCAGCCTGTTGGGGAAAGATACAGACAGCTGGGGTCTCTCTTACACAG GCTTGTTGCATCATAAAGGAGAGAAGATGAACTTTTCTACACGGTTCGGACAGGGGTCCATCATCGGAGTCCACCTGGACACGTGGCATGGCACACTTACTTTCTTCAAGAATCGAAAGTGTATAG GTGTTGCTGCCACAGAGCTCCAAAATAAGAGGTTTTATCCGATGGCGTGCTCCACAGCAGCCAAAAGCAGCATGAAGGTGATCCGGTCCTGCTCtgcccccacctccctcctctacCTTTGCTGCGCGCGCCTTCGCCAGCTGCTGCCAGACTGTATAGACAACCTGGACGTGTTGCCCCTGCCCCCGGGCCTCCGTCAGTTGCTCCACAATAAACTGGGTTGGGTGCTCAGTCTCAACAGTGGCGCTGTAGAAGAAACCCCAGACGGGCCTGAGTGCTCCTCGCAATTGTCTGTCCCTCCCTTGGCCGGACCGTCCTCCTCGGAGAGTGACTCGGAGGGTTGCACGTCCGACCCCGAAGCCTGTCAGAGGAAAAGATGCCGCTGGACATGA
- the atp6v0ca gene encoding ATPase H+ transporting V0 subunit ca, with amino-acid sequence MSSQESPEYSPFFAVMGASAAMVFSALGAAYGTAKSGTGIAAMSVMRPELIMKSIIPVVMAGIIAIYGLVVAVLIANNISEKITLYKSFLHLGAGLSVGLSGLAAGFAIGIVGDAGVRGTAQQPRLFVGMILILIFAEVLGLYGLIVALILSTK; translated from the exons ATGAGCAGCCAGGAGAGCCCCGAGTACTCGCCTTTCTTCGCCGTGATGGGAGCCTCCGCGGCCATGGTCTTCAGCG CATTGGGAGCGGCGTACGGGACAGCGAAGAGTGGCACAGGGATCGCTGCCATGTCGGTGATGCGGCCAGAGCTCATCATGAAGTCCATCATCCCCGTGGTCATGGCGGGTATCATCGCCATCTACGGGCTAGTGGTGGCTGTGCTGATAGCAAACAACATCTCCGAGAAGATTACCCTTTACAA GAGTTTCCTGCATCTCGGGGCTGGGCTGAGCGTGGGCCTGAGCGGTCTGGCGGCCGGGTTCGCCATTGGAATCGTGGGCGACGCCGGCGTTCGAGGCACCGCCCAGCAGCCCCGGCTCTTCGTGGGCATGATCTTGATCCTGATCTTCGCTGAGGTGCTGGGGCTTTACGGCCTTATCGTGGCCCTCATCCTATCTACAAAATAA
- the ypel3 gene encoding protein yippee-like 3, translating to MVKLTKAKTFQAYLDSCHRRYSCVHCRAHLANHDDLISKSFQGSQGRAYLFNSVVNVGCGPAEERLLLTGLHAVADIYCENCHTTLGWKYEQAFELSQKYKEGKYIIELSHMIKDNGWD from the exons ATGGTGAAGCTGACGAAGGCCAAGACGTTCCAGGCTTACCTGGACTCCTGCCACCGGCGTTACAGTTGTGTACACTGCCGCGCCCATCTGGCCAACCATGACGATCTTATCTCTAAG TCTTTCCAAGGCAGTCAAGGCCGAGCCTACCTCTTCAACTCTGT GGTGAACGTCGGCTGTGGTCCTGCGGAGGAGAGGCTGCTGCTCACAGGACTTCATGCTGTGGCCGACATCTACTGTGAAAACTGTCACACTACACTGGGCTGGAAATAT GAACAAGCCTTTGAGCTGAGTCAGAAGTATAAGGAGGGGAAGTACATCATCGAACTGTCCCACATGATAAAGGACAATGGCTGGGACTGA
- the gdpd3a gene encoding lysophospholipase D GDPD3a, translated as MSSFLYFVLPALGGYTLTSLYLLKNPHILHRKKRTAFYCTHISHRGGCGERIESTMEAFTHAVEQGTQMLELDCHLTHDGHVVVSHDENLLRQTGHDVTISSLDLQDLPLYKERLEVTFFAGHYSSGADRKFSLLKDVFKRFPETPVSVEIKENNKQLIEKVSDLVRHYNREEITVWASVNSRIMKECQRTNSSMPYSFSVIRGLQLVLLFYSGLLPFVPLGESLLQFYLPRIFNRTFIPEKRILRNRLVVFLIEKVTMRRSLFKHLAARGIQVHLFVCNEDEDIKAAFDVGATGVMSDYPAVLSRYLSRHRSQD; from the exons ATGAGCAGTTTTTTGTATTTCGTCCTCCCGGCGTTGGGAGGATACACACTCACCTCGTTGTACCTGCTGAAGAACCCACACATTCTCCACAGGAAGAAACGCACGGCCTTTTACTgcacacacatctcacacagAGGAG GATGTGGGGAGAGGATAGAAAGCACCATGGAGGCGTTCACACA TGCGGTGGAGCAGGGCACACAGATGCTGGAGCTGGACTGTCACCTGACACATGACGGACACGTGGTGGTGTCACATGATGAGAATCTGCTGAGGCAGACGGGACACGATGTCACCATCTCCTCCCTCGATCTGCAG GATTTGCCTTTGTATAAGGAGAGACTGGAGGTGACATTTTTTGCAG GTCACTACAGCAGCGGTGCGGACAGGAAGTTTTCTCTGCTCAAGGACGTGTTTAAGAGGTTTCCTGAGACGCCCGTCAGCGTCGAGATCAAGGAGAACAACAAGCAGCTGATAGAGAAG GTGTCCGACCTGGTGAGACACTACAACAGGGAGGAGATCACGGTCTGGGCCTCCGTGAACTCCAGGATCATGAAGGAATGCCAAAGAACG AACAGCTCCATGCCGTACAGCTTCTCTGTGATCCGAGGGCTGCAGCTGGTGCTCCTCTTCTACAGCGGCCTGCTGCCCTTTGTGCCGCTGGGCGAGAGTCTGCTGCAGTTCTACTTGCCACGCATCTTCAACAG GACGTTCATTCCTGAGAAACGCATCCTGAGGAACAGGCTGGTCGTCTTTTTGATAGAAAA AGTAACTATGAGGAGGAGTCTTTTTAAACACCTGGCAGCCCGTGGAATTCAG GTGCATCTGTTCGTGTGCAATGAAGATGAGGACATAAAGGCTGCATTTGACGTAGGAGCCACAGGGGTGATGAGTGACTACCCCGCCGTTCTGTCACGATACCTCAGCAGACACAGAAGTCAGGATTGA